In the genome of Candidatus Methylomirabilota bacterium, one region contains:
- a CDS encoding enolase C-terminal domain-like protein, protein MTTDLKLRALRARPVLAPFRRPPVSASGAIPKAALVLFDLETDDGIIGRSYVFGFSAWTLPAIVGCAQGLFAMVKGDALAPAEIEAKLRRQLALLDPNGLVGLALAGIDMAAWDALARAHRVPLVTLLGGVPKAIPAYNSTGLWIQPVETLADEAEALLGEGFHAIKLRVGRDDFAQDLAAVRAVKQRVGDRATVMCDFNQRLTVSEAIRRARALDGEGLYWIEEPVRHDDYDGYARIAAEAATPIQTGENLVDTYEMARAIALRSLDFVMPDVQRIGGVTGWLRAAALAHAHGIEMSSHLFPEFSLHLLGVTPTCHWLEFMDWAAPLLREPVQVKDGVARIPDRPGAGIEWNEEAVARYSA, encoded by the coding sequence ATGACCACCGACCTGAAGCTCCGGGCGCTGCGCGCCCGCCCCGTCCTGGCCCCGTTCCGCCGCCCGCCGGTCAGCGCCAGCGGTGCCATCCCGAAGGCGGCCCTGGTGCTCTTCGACCTCGAGACCGATGACGGCATCATCGGGCGCTCCTACGTCTTCGGCTTCTCGGCCTGGACGCTGCCCGCCATCGTCGGCTGCGCCCAGGGTCTGTTCGCGATGGTGAAGGGCGACGCACTGGCCCCCGCCGAGATCGAGGCGAAGCTGCGTCGCCAGCTCGCCCTGCTCGACCCCAACGGGCTCGTGGGGCTGGCGCTGGCCGGCATCGACATGGCGGCCTGGGACGCGCTGGCCCGGGCGCATCGCGTGCCGCTGGTCACGCTGCTGGGCGGCGTGCCGAAGGCCATTCCCGCGTACAACAGCACCGGGCTCTGGATCCAACCGGTGGAGACGCTCGCGGACGAGGCGGAGGCCCTGCTGGGTGAGGGCTTTCACGCCATCAAGCTGCGGGTAGGACGTGACGACTTCGCCCAGGACCTGGCCGCGGTGCGCGCGGTGAAGCAGCGCGTCGGCGATCGGGCCACCGTCATGTGCGACTTCAACCAGCGGCTGACCGTGAGCGAGGCGATCCGGCGGGCCCGGGCGCTCGACGGCGAGGGTCTCTACTGGATCGAGGAGCCGGTGCGCCACGACGATTACGACGGCTACGCGCGGATCGCGGCCGAGGCGGCGACCCCGATCCAGACCGGCGAGAACCTGGTCGACACGTACGAGATGGCGCGGGCGATCGCGCTGCGGTCCCTCGACTTCGTCATGCCCGACGTGCAGCGCATCGGCGGCGTCACCGGCTGGCTGCGCGCGGCCGCGCTCGCCCACGCGCACGGCATCGAGATGTCGAGCCATCTCTTCCCCGAGTTCAGCCTGCACCTGCTCGGGGTGACGCCCACCTGCCACTGGCTCGAGTTCATGGACTGGGCCGCGCCGCTGCTGCGGGAGCCCGTGCAGGTCAAGGACGGCGTCGCGCGCATCCCGGACCGCCCGGGCGCGGGCATCGAGTGGAACGAGGAGGCGGTGGCCCGCTACTCGGCCTGA
- a CDS encoding MliC family protein translates to MTASATTSASGAVAPEAEQRDWLERRDRCMGGVAPERCALDAYLGRIAALRATNDTTRGEAQGISHGPFGWQCDDGAGPLAAVFVNSDPAFLIVRRQNVALTMWRALSASGARYQGPDDAMFWEHQGEVRFRERASSPEVTCTSDRRTR, encoded by the coding sequence GTGACCGCATCCGCCACGACCTCGGCCTCCGGCGCCGTGGCTCCGGAGGCCGAGCAGCGCGACTGGCTCGAGCGGCGCGACCGGTGCATGGGTGGCGTGGCTCCCGAGCGGTGCGCGCTCGATGCCTACCTGGGCCGCATCGCGGCCCTGCGCGCGACCAACGACACCACGCGCGGCGAGGCGCAGGGCATCAGCCACGGGCCGTTCGGGTGGCAGTGCGACGACGGCGCCGGCCCGCTGGCCGCCGTCTTCGTGAATTCGGACCCCGCCTTCCTGATCGTGCGGCGCCAGAACGTGGCCCTGACGATGTGGCGCGCGCTCTCGGCCAGCGGCGCCCGCTATCAGGGGCCGGACGACGCGATGTTCTGGGAGCACCAGGGCGAGGTGAGGTTCCGCGAGCGGGCCTCATCCCCCGAGGTGACGTGCACATCCGACCGGAGGACTCGATGA